One window of Trichomycterus rosablanca isolate fTriRos1 unplaced genomic scaffold, fTriRos1.hap1 scaffold_152, whole genome shotgun sequence genomic DNA carries:
- the LOC134305866 gene encoding histone H2A-like: protein MSGRGKTGGKTRAKAKTRSSRAGLQFPVGRVHRLLRKGNYAHRVGAGAPVYLAAVLEYLTAEILELAGNAARDNKKSRIIPRHLQLAVRNDEELNRLLGGVTIAQGGVLPNIQAVLLPKKTEKAAKAK from the coding sequence ATGAGTGGTCGAGGAAAGACCGGTGGTAAGACTAGGGCTAAGGCCAAGACTCGCTCATCCCGTGCCGGCCTTCAGTTCCCCGTGGGCCGTGTTCACAGACTGCTACGTAAAGGTAATTACGCCCAccgtgtgggagctggtgctcctgtctacttggctgccgtgctggagtatctgaccgctgagatcctcgagttggctggtaacgccgccagagataacaagaagtctcgtatcatcccTCGTCATCTGCAGTTGGCCGTGCGTAACGACGAGGAGTTGAACAGACTGCTTGGAGGTGTAACCATCGCTCAGGGCGGTGTGCTGCCTAACATCCAGGCGGTTCTGTTGCCCAAGAAGACCGAGAAAGCAGCCAAGGCCAAGTAA
- the LOC134305865 gene encoding histone H3, with the protein MARTKQTARKSTGGKAPRKQLATKAARKSAPATGGVKKPHRYRPGTVALREIRRYQKSTELLIRKLPFQRLVREIAQDFKTDLRFQSSAVMALQEASEAYLVGLFEDTNLCAIHAKRVTIMPKDIQLARRIRGERA; encoded by the coding sequence ATGGCAAGAACCAAGCAGACCGCTCGTAAATCCACCGGTGGTAAAGCGCCGAGGAAGCAGCTCGCCACTAAGGCTGCCCGCAAGAGCGCCCCGGCTACTGGCGGTGTGAAGAAACCTCACCGTTACAGGCCAGGTACCGTGGCTCTGCGTGAAATCCGCCGTTATCAGAAGTCCACTGAGCTGCTCATCCGCAAGCTGCCCTTCCAGCGCCTGGTTAGAGAGATCGCTCAGGACTTTAAGACCGATCTGCGCTTCCAGAGTTCTGCCGTCATGGCTCTGCAGGAGGCCAGTGAGGCTTACCTGGTCGGTCTGTTCGAGGACACCAACCTGTGCGCCATCCATGCCAAGAGGGTGACCATCATGCCTAAGGACATCCAGCTGGCCCGCCGTATTCGCGGAGAGCGTGCTTAA